The following proteins are co-located in the Cyprinus carpio isolate SPL01 chromosome B19, ASM1834038v1, whole genome shotgun sequence genome:
- the LOC109067638 gene encoding 40S ribosomal protein S18, which yields MSLVIPEKFQHILRVLNTNIDGRRKIAFAITAIKGVGRRYAHVVLRKADIDLSKRAGELTDDEVERVVTIMQNPRQYKIPDWFLNRQKDVKDGKYSQVLANGLDNKLREDLERLKKIRAHRGLRHFWGLRVRGQHTKTTGRRGRTVGVSKKK from the exons ATG tcgCTCGTCATTCCAGAGAAGTTCCAGCACATCCTGCGTGTTCTCAACACGAACATCGACGGAAGACGCAAAATCGCGTTTGCCATCACCGCCATCAAA ggtgtgGGTCGGCGGTACGCTCATGTGGTTCTGAGGAAAGCAGACATCGATCTGAGCAAGCGAGCTGGAGAACTCACTGATGATGAG GTGGAGAGGGTGGTGACCATTATGCAGAATCCTCGCCAGTACAAAATCCCTGACTGGTTCCTGAACAGACAGAAGGACGTTAAAGACGGGAAATACAGCCAG GTCCTCGCTAACGGTCTGGACAACAAACTGAGAGAAGATCTGGAGCGTCTGAAGAAGATCAGAGCTCACCGCGGCCTGCGTCACTTCTGGGG TCTGCGTGTGCGCGGTCAGCACACCAAGACCACCGGTCGCCGCGGCCGAACTGTGGGAGTGTCCAAGAAGAAGTaa